Proteins encoded together in one Neobacillus sp. FSL H8-0543 window:
- a CDS encoding conserved phage C-terminal domain-containing protein, with translation MARPKKEGLDYFPLDVDIDQDDKIALIEAKYGLEGFAVVIKLLMKIYKNSYFYEWTEKEQLLFSRRINVDINLLNAIVNHCLEWELFNKETYSKYSILTSLGIQKRYLEAIGRRKEIVLNKDYLLVDPNSHLGTSKIRIVYINNDNVRVNVDINEENDNSNPQSKVKESKVKKSKEEKYSIPFSEIIAYLNDHAKTSYKASTKKTKDLITARWNEGFALEDFKTVINKKTAEWINSKEMCKYLRPETLFGTKFESYLNQKEVKQNGSSESIYKGYDFDKEREPDF, from the coding sequence ATGGCAAGACCTAAGAAGGAAGGCCTTGATTACTTTCCTCTTGATGTTGATATTGACCAGGACGATAAGATTGCATTGATTGAGGCTAAGTATGGGCTAGAAGGGTTCGCAGTAGTGATTAAATTGCTAATGAAGATTTACAAGAATAGTTATTTCTATGAGTGGACAGAAAAAGAACAATTACTTTTCTCAAGAAGAATTAATGTTGACATTAACTTATTAAATGCAATCGTTAATCACTGTTTAGAGTGGGAATTGTTTAACAAAGAAACATATTCTAAGTACAGTATACTAACTTCTTTGGGGATTCAAAAACGTTATCTTGAAGCAATCGGACGGCGAAAAGAGATTGTTCTAAATAAAGATTATCTTCTGGTGGACCCAAATAGCCATCTAGGTACCAGTAAAATAAGAATCGTCTATATTAACAATGACAATGTCAGAGTTAATGTTGATATTAATGAAGAAAATGATAACAGTAATCCCCAAAGTAAAGTAAAGGAAAGTAAAGTAAAGAAAAGTAAAGAAGAGAAATATAGTATCCCTTTTTCCGAGATTATTGCTTATTTAAATGATCATGCAAAAACAAGCTATAAAGCTTCTACTAAAAAAACTAAAGATCTAATTACAGCACGTTGGAACGAAGGCTTTGCTCTTGAAGATTTTAAAACCGTTATTAACAAAAAAACTGCTGAATGGATTAACAGTAAAGAAATGTGCAAATACCTGAGACCAGAAACATTGTTCGGCACAAAATTCGAATCTTATCTTAACCAAAAGGAAGTGAAACAAAATGGAAGCAGCGAATCAATTTACAAAGGATATGACTTCGATAAAGAGCGAGAACCTGATTTTTAA
- a CDS encoding helix-turn-helix transcriptional regulator has product MINTLKVKSRLVELGLNQKDVAKKLGLSLPTVSQKINNKRPMHLNEVMELANLLMIDETKLVTYFFCNYVAYSNLIKREDGDLTCHSLK; this is encoded by the coding sequence ATGATTAACACATTAAAAGTTAAAAGTCGACTGGTGGAATTGGGCCTTAATCAAAAAGATGTAGCAAAAAAGTTAGGTTTATCATTGCCGACAGTAAGCCAAAAGATAAACAATAAGAGGCCAATGCATTTAAACGAAGTAATGGAACTAGCCAACCTTTTAATGATTGACGAAACAAAGCTTGTAACATATTTTTTTTGTAACTATGTTGCGTATAGCAACTTAATTAAGCGAGAGGATGGTGACCTAACATGTCACTCGCTAAAGTAA
- a CDS encoding helix-turn-helix domain-containing protein, with translation MNIELIGSRIKERRLELGITLQEVAEAIDVNKSTIQRYENGKIKDIKTPIIESIASFLNVNPLWLLGKAENKTHSEEYELSTHLMNLHFKSIVKWSEDQFFTEKDTVIIREHFWDLLLRYKQIIEGFANAKHAWEHSKETYRQLYIDRLTDKEIKELFLKNELEYKLDSASDWIKAFPQWITEKEEN, from the coding sequence ATGAACATAGAATTAATAGGAAGCAGAATAAAAGAACGTAGATTGGAATTAGGGATTACTTTACAAGAAGTCGCAGAAGCAATAGATGTTAATAAATCAACCATTCAAAGATACGAAAATGGAAAAATAAAAGATATTAAAACACCCATAATTGAATCTATAGCATCATTTTTAAATGTTAATCCGTTATGGTTGCTAGGGAAAGCAGAAAATAAAACCCATAGTGAAGAATACGAATTATCAACCCACCTAATGAATTTACACTTTAAGTCGATTGTAAAATGGAGTGAAGATCAATTTTTCACCGAAAAAGACACCGTTATTATTCGAGAACATTTTTGGGATTTGTTACTTCGTTATAAACAAATCATCGAGGGATTCGCTAATGCAAAACATGCGTGGGAACACTCAAAAGAAACCTACAGACAGTTATATATAGACAGATTAACCGATAAAGAAATAAAGGAATTATTTTTAAAAAATGAGTTAGAGTACAAATTAGATTCTGCATCTGATTGGATAAAAGCTTTTCCTCAATGGATAACTGAAAAAGAAGAGAATTAA
- a CDS encoding tyrosine-type recombinase/integrase, whose amino-acid sequence MEMHKSKKDNDLYYYSNSKGEKMWSYRYRYYDALGKRREKSKQGFKTEKDAYRALLEVKANVLNGEVKQVENSNLTISAWLDIWYETHKGDWKITTQLQRENALKYQMKPLLGKYKLAELDKTTYKRVYINELMKKYEPSTVRLFHRLFKVAINAAVDNEIIPRNRFTKITIQGNEAINDNFLTPEELEVFLKAAKQIENITNYSMILLLAFTGVRKGEALGLTWENVDFDRKTVTVERTRDKRGAREPKTKNSYRTIRVDDILLHQLKIYRTWCKQTMLSFGKHLSDDDYIFISYQSGTPTGDNTVKYSFDRIIKKIGIKSITPHGLRHTHATILIGQKQPVNMIAERLGNTPQMIWDTYGHTYKALEEESVIAFSQALHL is encoded by the coding sequence ATGGAAATGCACAAGTCGAAAAAGGATAACGATCTATATTACTACTCTAATTCAAAAGGCGAAAAAATGTGGTCCTATCGGTACCGGTACTATGATGCTTTAGGTAAACGAAGAGAGAAATCGAAGCAAGGATTTAAAACGGAGAAGGATGCCTATAGAGCACTCCTTGAAGTGAAGGCCAATGTTCTAAATGGAGAAGTCAAACAAGTAGAGAACTCAAATCTAACTATATCAGCATGGTTAGATATTTGGTATGAGACACATAAAGGTGATTGGAAGATCACTACCCAGCTTCAGAGGGAGAATGCGCTTAAATACCAAATGAAGCCACTTCTTGGTAAATATAAATTAGCTGAATTAGATAAGACCACTTATAAACGAGTGTATATAAATGAGCTCATGAAAAAATACGAGCCAAGTACTGTTCGCTTGTTCCATCGGTTGTTTAAAGTCGCCATAAACGCAGCTGTAGATAATGAAATTATACCCAGGAATCGATTCACCAAAATCACCATTCAAGGTAACGAAGCGATAAATGATAATTTCCTTACTCCTGAGGAACTTGAAGTTTTTCTGAAAGCAGCCAAGCAAATAGAGAATATCACTAATTATTCGATGATCTTGCTGCTAGCCTTTACAGGTGTTAGAAAAGGTGAAGCGCTGGGTTTAACGTGGGAAAATGTAGATTTTGACCGTAAAACAGTGACCGTGGAACGTACTAGAGATAAAAGAGGAGCCCGGGAGCCAAAAACGAAAAACAGCTACCGGACTATTCGTGTTGATGATATACTCCTACATCAACTAAAAATATACCGCACTTGGTGCAAACAGACAATGCTGTCATTTGGTAAACACCTATCAGATGATGATTATATCTTTATCTCGTATCAGTCCGGGACTCCTACGGGGGATAACACAGTAAAATACAGTTTCGACCGTATCATCAAAAAAATAGGAATAAAATCAATTACTCCACATGGCCTACGGCATACTCATGCGACGATATTAATTGGTCAAAAACAACCTGTTAATATGATTGCAGAACGATTAGGAAATACACCGCAAATGATTTGGGATACTTATGGCCATACCTATAAAGCACTTGAAGAAGAATCGGTTATCGCATTTTCTCAAGCGCTACATTTATAA
- a CDS encoding cell division protein FtsZ: MKSIGILGVGQAGGNIAEIASALNFQTALINTNQRDGVVNTRVEKKFFVPGYNGAGQDRSLGLRGLQENYKEIIDFVSSSFKSIKLLLVAFSTDGGTGSGMSPMLIDLLVDQLPGIKVGAIAIIPERNVLAGNRINTAECIEELSNIEGISSVFLVDNDQMRKMKPQSSKHEIYVSANHQAIEAISFLVKITKKSSFYGNFDETDLMNILGTRGVTIISSAAITDANTTSDVSKKVQISWANSIFCPVESQGVIRAGLIYEGPENISKLINVPSIFERVGEPLQLFEGTYISESDSTITTILAGLSFPTRRMLSLEESLEKNKERLQELVKKEHTQNYESGIRWASNLKLIKQERKPVSITSKLNKYQK, encoded by the coding sequence GTGAAATCGATTGGAATCTTGGGCGTAGGTCAAGCAGGTGGGAATATTGCGGAAATTGCATCAGCCCTGAATTTTCAAACGGCTCTAATTAATACGAATCAACGTGATGGTGTTGTAAACACCCGGGTAGAAAAAAAGTTTTTTGTCCCAGGGTATAATGGTGCAGGTCAAGATCGTTCCTTAGGATTACGGGGGCTTCAAGAAAACTATAAGGAGATTATTGATTTTGTCAGCAGTTCCTTTAAAAGCATCAAGCTTCTTTTAGTGGCTTTTTCAACCGATGGTGGCACAGGGTCTGGGATGAGTCCAATGTTAATTGATCTGTTAGTCGATCAGTTGCCTGGTATCAAAGTAGGGGCGATTGCGATTATCCCTGAGCGAAATGTATTAGCAGGAAACCGTATCAATACGGCTGAGTGCATTGAAGAACTCTCCAATATAGAAGGCATTTCTTCAGTATTCCTTGTCGATAATGATCAAATGCGTAAAATGAAACCACAATCCAGTAAACATGAGATTTACGTTTCGGCTAATCATCAAGCCATAGAGGCCATTAGTTTTCTCGTGAAAATAACAAAAAAGAGTTCATTCTATGGTAACTTCGACGAAACAGATCTAATGAATATCCTTGGAACAAGAGGCGTAACGATCATCTCTTCTGCTGCGATTACGGACGCGAATACAACTTCGGATGTCTCAAAGAAGGTACAAATTTCTTGGGCGAACTCGATTTTCTGTCCTGTTGAATCACAAGGCGTAATCCGGGCTGGGCTTATCTATGAAGGTCCAGAGAACATTTCAAAGCTGATTAATGTACCTTCCATCTTTGAAAGGGTGGGGGAACCGTTACAATTATTCGAAGGAACCTATATTTCTGAATCTGACTCTACGATCACAACCATTCTTGCTGGACTATCGTTCCCAACTCGTCGGATGCTTTCTCTTGAAGAATCCCTAGAAAAAAACAAAGAACGATTACAGGAACTTGTGAAGAAAGAACATACCCAAAATTACGAGTCTGGTATCCGTTGGGCATCCAACTTAAAACTTATAAAACAGGAAAGAAAGCCAGTGTCTATTACTTCCAAGTTAAATAAGTATCAAAAATAA
- a CDS encoding low molecular weight protein-tyrosine-phosphatase has protein sequence MINVLFVCLGNICRSPMAEGVFRDLLKKENLSSKVSVDSAATSSWHIGSPPHKGTLAIFKKYNISADGLVGRQLTKEDFEQFDYIFGMDESNVKNIFEITGKPQHPNIIRLLDLTEHKKDVPDPYYTGDFEETYQLISDGCRELLEKIRNEQNLT, from the coding sequence ATGATTAATGTATTATTTGTCTGTTTGGGAAACATTTGCCGTTCACCAATGGCTGAGGGAGTGTTTCGTGATTTACTGAAAAAAGAAAATTTGTCTAGCAAAGTTAGCGTTGATTCAGCTGCTACAAGTTCTTGGCATATTGGTTCTCCTCCGCATAAAGGAACGCTTGCAATTTTTAAAAAATATAACATTTCAGCAGACGGTCTTGTCGGACGTCAATTAACAAAAGAAGACTTTGAACAGTTCGACTATATCTTTGGGATGGATGAGAGCAATGTAAAGAACATATTCGAGATAACAGGCAAACCTCAGCACCCAAATATCATTCGTCTGCTCGATTTAACAGAACATAAAAAAGATGTCCCTGATCCGTATTACACAGGAGATTTTGAAGAAACCTATCAGCTGATTTCAGATGGCTGTCGAGAATTGCTCGAAAAAATTCGTAACGAACAAAACTTAACCTAA
- the tyrS gene encoding tyrosine--tRNA ligase, which yields MELLQDLAWRGIIYQQTDEEGMKNVLNKESISLYCGVDPTADSMHIGHLLPFLTLRRFQKHGHRPIVLVGGATGLIGDPSGKSEERKLLTLETVQDNVSGIKKQLENIFTFSGDNGAVMVNNYDWAGSMDIVSFLRDIGKHIGVNYMLAKDTIASRLDSGISFTEFTYTILQAMDFNHLYQHHNCKLQIGGSDQWGNITSGLELIRKMQPEGSKAFGLTIPLVTKADGTKFGKSESGAIWLDPEKTTPYEFYQFWINTADADVVKYLKFFTFLSHEEIEKLAKSVEDEPHLRQAQKVLAEEMTRLIHGEDSLQQAIKISHALFSGDVRSLSAAEIKQGFKDVPSFEAGNESESNLVDLLVTAKISSSKRQAREDIANGAILVNGERVTDTSYTLEDSDRIDGQFTIIRRGKKKYTLIKY from the coding sequence ATGGAATTGTTACAGGATTTAGCTTGGAGAGGAATTATTTACCAGCAAACAGATGAAGAAGGAATGAAAAATGTACTAAATAAAGAAAGTATTTCACTTTATTGTGGTGTTGACCCAACAGCAGACAGCATGCACATCGGTCATTTACTCCCTTTTTTAACACTCCGCCGCTTTCAGAAGCATGGTCATCGTCCGATTGTATTAGTAGGAGGGGCGACTGGGCTGATCGGTGATCCAAGCGGTAAAAGTGAGGAACGAAAGCTTTTAACACTGGAAACAGTTCAGGACAACGTGTCAGGTATTAAAAAGCAGTTAGAGAATATCTTTACATTTTCGGGTGATAATGGCGCAGTTATGGTAAATAACTATGACTGGGCAGGATCGATGGACATTGTTTCATTTTTACGTGATATCGGTAAACATATTGGTGTTAACTACATGCTTGCGAAGGATACGATTGCCTCTCGCTTAGATTCAGGGATTTCTTTTACTGAATTTACTTATACCATTCTTCAAGCAATGGATTTCAATCACTTATACCAGCACCACAATTGTAAATTACAAATTGGTGGAAGTGATCAGTGGGGGAATATCACCTCTGGATTGGAATTAATTCGTAAAATGCAGCCTGAAGGTTCGAAAGCATTTGGTTTAACAATTCCGCTTGTCACCAAGGCTGACGGTACTAAATTCGGCAAATCCGAAAGCGGCGCGATATGGTTAGATCCTGAAAAGACAACACCTTATGAATTTTACCAATTCTGGATTAACACTGCGGATGCCGATGTTGTTAAATACCTAAAATTCTTTACTTTCCTTTCACATGAGGAAATTGAAAAATTGGCGAAATCAGTTGAGGATGAACCGCATCTTCGCCAAGCACAAAAGGTATTAGCTGAAGAAATGACTCGCCTCATTCATGGGGAGGATTCATTACAGCAGGCAATTAAGATTTCCCATGCATTATTCAGCGGGGATGTAAGGAGTCTTTCTGCTGCTGAAATTAAACAGGGCTTTAAAGATGTGCCTTCCTTTGAGGCTGGGAATGAGAGTGAAAGCAATCTTGTTGATTTGCTCGTTACTGCTAAGATTTCTTCATCCAAACGTCAAGCTCGTGAAGACATTGCGAATGGCGCAATTTTAGTTAACGGCGAACGAGTAACAGATACATCCTATACTTTAGAGGATTCAGACCGGATTGACGGCCAATTTACGATCATTAGAAGAGGTAAAAAGAAGTACACATTAATTAAATACTAA
- a CDS encoding transglycosylase domain-containing protein, whose amino-acid sequence MNDKLQAWMEKLKSATNLFTHKGTVKSARITYQVFWNLFLLLMTVVILGGAFATGVGAGYFASLVKDEPVRSYDSMKKDIYNYTETSDLYFSKDVYLGKLRTDLEREEVKLDQVSDHLVKAVIATEDEYFYEHKGVVPKAVFRAMFQEVTNSAVQSGGSTLTQQLIKNQILTNEVSFSRKANEILLALRLEKFFSKKEILEAYLNVSTFGRNSSGRNIGGVQAAATGIFGTNAQDLSLPQAAFIAGLPQSPFGYTPFTREGAIKNNLEPGLTRMKTVLKRMYDGGYIDQKQYAEASSYDITKDFIGPKDNPTEKYPYLTVEIEQRAIEVLTKVLAKNDGYSEKDIKNDDNLLYKYKTLASQNLRQNGYEIHTTINKDIYDAMQNAKDKYASYGPDKPEQTVDPETGEKITVMEPVEVGAMLIENKTGKIISFVGGRDHKKQQLNHATNAIRQNGSTMKPLLVYAPAIDLGVASPGSVMPDVALRLAPGLNRPWPLNYSLTYNGLVSMRYALTWSYNVPAVKLYKDILSYRPAEYLEKMGFTSLTKGDFEQLATSIGSMDNGVTVEENTNAFTTFANGGKFIDAYLIDKIVDKNGEVVYQHKVEPVDVFKPQTAFLTLDMMRDVMTKGTAAGVNSQLKFRSDWAAKTGTGVDFYDSWFVGTNPSVTFGLWMGYDTPKSLDKNSYTRRTNNLTALLINAAYDIDPELVDPKENFEMPTGIVKRSYCAVSGLLPSAACSNAGLVESDYFNAEDVPTKVDDSLIAGNFVQIGDKKYLALDSTPAEFSQRGLILNPEFIERMVGKNFNNASQLIPKRARWANILVPDAKMVDNGKRPDSVMLIASGNNLTWGPSNDKDVIGYRVYKGSSRTASIKSGSKLTLTATDGSYYVTAVDIAGNESAPSNRIDIGNVAEPENVTESE is encoded by the coding sequence ATGAATGATAAACTGCAGGCGTGGATGGAAAAATTGAAATCTGCTACTAATTTGTTTACCCATAAAGGAACAGTAAAAAGTGCCCGAATAACCTATCAAGTTTTTTGGAATCTTTTTCTCTTACTTATGACAGTCGTCATTCTTGGGGGAGCTTTTGCAACTGGTGTTGGCGCAGGCTATTTTGCCTCACTAGTTAAGGACGAGCCAGTCCGTTCATACGACAGTATGAAAAAAGATATTTATAATTATACAGAAACATCGGACTTATACTTTTCTAAGGATGTTTATCTTGGCAAGCTTCGTACCGATCTTGAACGCGAGGAAGTTAAGCTGGATCAAGTTTCAGATCACTTGGTTAAGGCAGTAATTGCAACGGAGGACGAATACTTCTATGAACATAAAGGAGTCGTACCGAAAGCTGTCTTTCGGGCAATGTTCCAGGAAGTAACGAATTCAGCCGTTCAATCGGGCGGAAGTACTTTAACACAGCAATTAATTAAGAACCAGATTTTAACAAATGAAGTTTCTTTTTCCAGGAAGGCAAATGAAATATTACTAGCACTTCGTCTAGAGAAATTTTTCTCTAAAAAAGAAATACTTGAAGCGTATTTAAACGTTTCAACCTTTGGAAGAAATTCTTCAGGAAGAAATATCGGCGGTGTTCAAGCGGCTGCAACGGGTATTTTTGGGACAAATGCACAAGATTTGAGCTTGCCGCAAGCTGCTTTTATAGCCGGATTACCACAAAGCCCCTTTGGATACACACCTTTCACTAGGGAGGGTGCAATAAAGAATAATCTTGAACCCGGGCTTACTCGAATGAAAACCGTTCTTAAAAGAATGTATGATGGTGGTTATATTGACCAAAAGCAGTATGCCGAAGCTTCATCATATGACATTACAAAGGACTTTATCGGTCCTAAGGACAATCCAACTGAAAAATATCCCTATCTTACAGTTGAAATTGAACAGAGGGCAATTGAAGTTCTTACCAAAGTATTAGCTAAAAATGATGGGTATAGTGAAAAGGATATAAAGAATGATGATAATCTTCTTTATAAATACAAAACATTAGCTAGCCAAAATTTACGACAAAATGGCTACGAAATTCATACAACCATTAACAAAGATATCTATGATGCCATGCAGAATGCTAAGGATAAATATGCTTCTTATGGTCCTGATAAACCAGAGCAAACAGTGGACCCAGAAACAGGGGAAAAAATTACGGTTATGGAACCTGTCGAAGTTGGAGCCATGTTAATTGAAAATAAGACAGGAAAAATCATCAGCTTTGTAGGCGGAAGAGATCATAAAAAACAGCAGCTTAATCATGCAACGAATGCAATCCGTCAAAATGGGTCAACAATGAAGCCGCTGCTTGTTTACGCTCCTGCGATTGACTTAGGCGTTGCTTCTCCAGGATCAGTCATGCCGGACGTAGCATTAAGACTGGCGCCAGGCTTAAATAGGCCATGGCCGCTTAACTACAGCCTAACATACAATGGATTGGTTTCCATGAGATATGCCCTTACATGGTCATATAACGTTCCAGCTGTTAAGTTATATAAGGATATCTTAAGTTATCGACCAGCAGAATATCTTGAAAAAATGGGCTTTACCTCGCTTACAAAAGGCGATTTCGAGCAGCTCGCCACTTCTATCGGCTCAATGGACAATGGGGTAACAGTCGAAGAAAACACGAATGCTTTTACAACCTTTGCCAATGGCGGGAAATTTATTGATGCTTATTTAATTGATAAGATTGTTGATAAGAATGGTGAGGTTGTCTATCAGCATAAAGTAGAACCTGTTGATGTATTTAAACCTCAGACAGCCTTTTTAACGCTCGATATGATGCGGGATGTCATGACCAAGGGGACTGCCGCTGGTGTAAATAGTCAATTAAAATTCAGGTCGGATTGGGCAGCAAAAACAGGTACTGGGGTTGATTTTTATGACTCGTGGTTTGTAGGCACAAATCCTTCTGTCACTTTTGGATTATGGATGGGCTACGATACCCCGAAATCATTAGATAAAAACTCCTATACACGAAGAACAAACAACTTAACAGCATTATTAATTAATGCTGCCTATGATATCGATCCGGAATTAGTCGATCCAAAAGAAAATTTCGAAATGCCAACAGGAATTGTGAAGCGTTCCTACTGTGCTGTGTCAGGACTACTCCCTTCAGCAGCGTGTTCGAATGCAGGCTTAGTTGAGAGTGATTACTTTAATGCCGAAGATGTACCAACAAAGGTAGATGACAGCTTAATTGCAGGTAACTTTGTCCAAATTGGTGATAAAAAGTATTTGGCTTTGGATTCTACTCCAGCTGAATTTTCCCAACGAGGACTTATCCTTAATCCGGAATTTATTGAACGGATGGTCGGAAAGAACTTTAATAATGCAAGTCAGTTGATACCTAAAAGAGCACGTTGGGCAAATATTCTCGTTCCTGATGCCAAAATGGTTGATAACGGAAAGCGTCCTGATAGTGTCATGTTAATAGCTTCAGGAAATAATTTAACTTGGGGCCCTTCTAATGACAAAGATGTTATTGGATACAGAGTTTATAAGGGCTCATCTAGGACAGCAAGTATTAAAAGTGGTTCCAAACTCACTTTGACTGCTACTGATGGCAGTTATTATGTAACCGCCGTAGATATTGCCGGAAACGAATCGGCACCATCTAATCGGATTGATATTGGAAATGTAGCTGAACCAGAAAATGTCACTGAATCTGAGTAA
- a CDS encoding acetoin utilization protein AcuC translates to MTDHCSFIYSEDLLKYKFSSQHPFNQFRLKLTVDLLQKLNALNSKNLVPPRMATDEELSLIHDPSYIDAVRMAGYGQLQAEVAESYGIGTEDTPIFPNMHEASSLLVGGTLTAVDEVMSGRALHALHLGGGLHHGFRGKASGFCIYNDSSVAIKYLQEKYNARVLYVDTDAHHGDGVQWSFYDDPNVCTLSIHETGRYLFPGTGNVTERGQGKGYGYSFNIPVDAFTEDESWLHAYSNSLKEVAEFFKPDIILTQNGADSHYYDPLTHLSATMKIYREIPKLAHEIAHQYCGGKWIAVGGGGYDIWRVVPRAWSLIWFEMTENSNCYGSLPKEWVEYWQKEAPVALPQEWDDPENLFTPIPRKAEITEKNLLTLEKALYPIRNHKKSESL, encoded by the coding sequence ATGACGGATCATTGTTCCTTTATATATTCAGAGGATCTTCTGAAATATAAATTTAGCAGTCAGCACCCCTTTAATCAATTCCGGCTTAAGCTTACAGTAGATTTGTTACAAAAACTAAATGCTTTAAATAGTAAAAATTTGGTACCGCCAAGAATGGCTACGGATGAAGAACTAAGTCTTATACATGATCCCAGTTATATTGATGCAGTTAGGATGGCTGGATATGGTCAGCTTCAAGCTGAAGTTGCGGAAAGCTACGGAATCGGTACAGAGGATACCCCCATTTTTCCTAACATGCATGAAGCAAGCTCTTTATTGGTTGGCGGAACATTAACTGCAGTTGATGAAGTTATGTCGGGACGAGCACTCCATGCACTTCACCTTGGAGGCGGGCTGCATCATGGTTTTCGCGGGAAAGCATCGGGATTTTGTATTTATAATGATAGCTCAGTAGCTATTAAATATCTCCAGGAAAAATACAATGCACGTGTTCTCTATGTTGATACTGATGCCCACCATGGAGATGGTGTTCAATGGTCCTTTTATGATGATCCAAATGTCTGTACTCTTTCGATTCATGAAACAGGAAGATATTTGTTTCCTGGAACGGGAAATGTGACTGAGAGGGGCCAGGGCAAGGGCTATGGTTATTCTTTTAATATCCCGGTTGATGCATTTACAGAAGACGAATCATGGTTGCATGCCTATTCTAACTCGCTTAAGGAAGTAGCTGAGTTTTTTAAGCCTGATATCATTTTGACACAAAATGGGGCAGATTCTCACTATTATGATCCACTTACACATTTATCAGCAACGATGAAAATCTATCGGGAAATACCAAAGCTTGCCCACGAAATTGCCCACCAATATTGCGGCGGTAAATGGATTGCTGTTGGCGGTGGAGGATATGACATTTGGAGAGTGGTTCCAAGAGCATGGTCACTTATTTGGTTTGAAATGACTGAAAACTCAAACTGTTATGGAAGTTTACCGAAGGAATGGGTTGAATATTGGCAAAAGGAGGCGCCTGTAGCTTTGCCGCAAGAATGGGACGATCCGGAGAATTTGTTTACACCAATTCCTAGAAAAGCAGAGATAACAGAAAAAAATTTACTAACACTAGAAAAAGCGCTTTATCCGATCAGAAATCACAAAAAAAGTGAATCACTTTAA
- a CDS encoding acetoin utilization AcuB family protein: MIVEEIMKTEVITLTPTDSIADAMNVMETKNIRHIPVINNDNQLVGIVTLSDIRDAAPSIFRANDHLEDLQKPVETIMKKDVITGHPLDFVEEIAAVFYEHKIGCIPITNDQKLVGIVTETDMLMTLVELTGAHQPGSQIEVRVPNLAGKLSDITSIIKKRKANILSVLVYPDKKDSQFKILVIRVQTMNPIALIQDLKQAGHHVLWPNMPGVSQ, translated from the coding sequence ATGATTGTAGAAGAAATTATGAAGACAGAGGTCATAACTCTAACACCAACAGATTCGATTGCAGATGCTATGAACGTAATGGAAACAAAAAATATCCGACACATACCTGTTATTAATAATGATAATCAACTTGTCGGAATTGTGACATTATCGGATATTAGAGATGCTGCACCATCTATTTTTCGTGCGAATGATCATCTTGAGGATTTACAGAAACCTGTCGAAACAATAATGAAAAAAGATGTCATCACAGGACATCCATTGGATTTTGTCGAAGAAATTGCAGCCGTATTTTATGAACACAAAATCGGTTGTATTCCAATTACAAATGACCAGAAACTGGTCGGAATTGTTACTGAAACAGATATGTTAATGACATTGGTAGAGTTGACTGGTGCCCATCAGCCTGGCTCACAAATTGAGGTAAGGGTTCCAAATCTTGCGGGCAAGCTGAGTGACATTACTAGTATTATAAAAAAACGGAAAGCCAATATTTTAAGTGTGCTAGTATACCCGGATAAAAAGGATAGTCAATTTAAAATTCTTGTCATTAGAGTACAAACAATGAATCCTATTGCATTGATTCAAGACCTTAAACAAGCTGGCCATCATGTCTTATGGCCGAATATGCCAGGTGTTTCCCAATGA